The following are from one region of the Shinella sp. PSBB067 genome:
- a CDS encoding TlpA family protein disulfide reductase gives MSQPDVRLAPEIAASAWFNTPAPLTLAGLRGRPVFLHAFQLLCPGCVSQALPQVKRIERAFAGTDLQVIGIHTVFEHHAAMTPVTLQAFLHEYRLASPVAVDLAEEGSEIPVTMRRLGLRGTPSSILVGRDGTVLNHVFGIEDDIAVGARIAMALAASPSPAGEPAGTAACADGRCEAPAGEAGA, from the coding sequence ATGTCGCAGCCTGACGTGCGCCTTGCCCCCGAGATCGCGGCATCGGCCTGGTTCAACACTCCGGCGCCGCTGACGCTCGCCGGTCTTCGCGGGCGGCCGGTCTTCCTGCACGCTTTCCAGCTTCTCTGCCCCGGCTGCGTGTCGCAGGCCCTGCCGCAGGTCAAGCGCATCGAGCGGGCCTTCGCCGGGACCGACCTGCAGGTGATCGGTATCCATACCGTCTTCGAGCATCATGCCGCGATGACGCCCGTGACGCTGCAGGCCTTCCTCCATGAATATCGCCTGGCATCCCCCGTCGCCGTCGACCTTGCCGAGGAGGGATCGGAGATTCCCGTGACCATGCGCCGCCTCGGGCTGCGCGGCACGCCTTCCTCCATCCTGGTCGGCCGGGATGGCACCGTGCTCAACCACGTCTTCGGTATCGAGGACGACATCGCCGTCGGCGCGAGGATCGCCATGGCGCTCGCCGCGTCCCCGTCCCCCGCCGGCGAGCCCGCCGGGACCGCGGCCTGTGCGGACGGCCGCTGCGAGGCGCCCGCAGGGGAGGCCGGCGCATGA
- a CDS encoding MOSC domain-containing protein, protein MRSVPLLSLRIGAVAPLGPRAAPSGIAKSAVAGPLALSLTGFAGDRQGDPVRHGGPEKAVHHYPFEHYAGWARDLGGHPLLDGPGAFGENLSTSGLAEDTVAIGDVFRLGAALIEVSQGRQPCWKLNERFGRTDMARLVQSTGRTGWYYRVLEPGIVAPQESLVLEERRAPEWTLARIWRAFYVDTLNRAELSGIAALERLAEGWRNHARRRLESNRVEDWSKRLDGGA, encoded by the coding sequence ATGAGATCGGTTCCGCTGCTCAGCCTGCGCATCGGCGCGGTCGCGCCGCTGGGGCCGCGCGCGGCGCCGAGCGGCATTGCGAAATCCGCCGTCGCCGGGCCGCTCGCCCTCTCGCTGACCGGCTTTGCCGGCGACCGGCAGGGCGATCCCGTGCGGCATGGCGGGCCGGAAAAGGCCGTGCACCACTATCCCTTCGAGCATTATGCCGGCTGGGCTCGCGATCTCGGCGGCCATCCGCTGCTGGACGGTCCCGGCGCATTCGGAGAGAACCTTTCGACATCGGGTCTCGCCGAGGACACGGTCGCGATCGGCGACGTCTTCAGGCTGGGCGCCGCCCTCATCGAAGTCAGCCAGGGCCGCCAGCCGTGCTGGAAGCTGAACGAGCGCTTCGGCCGCACCGACATGGCGCGCCTCGTGCAATCGACGGGGCGCACGGGCTGGTACTACCGCGTGCTCGAACCTGGCATCGTCGCACCGCAGGAAAGCCTCGTCCTTGAGGAGCGCCGTGCGCCCGAATGGACGCTCGCGCGCATCTGGCGCGCTTTCTATGTCGACACGCTCAATCGCGCCGAGCTCTCCGGCATCGCCGCGCTCGAACGCCTTGCCGAAGGCTGGCGAAACCACGCCCGCCGCCGGCTCGAAAGCAACCGGGTTGAGGACTGGTCGAAGCGTCTGGACGGAGGTGCGTGA
- a CDS encoding aspartate aminotransferase family protein produces MADLYARESRSVSKMAHLRFFPQAVVGGSGAYLTGDDGRRLLDFSASWGAASLGHAHPAVRDAVNRALRDQAGASYLSSANEPCVLLAEKLLSLVPARARGRVWFGHSGSDANETVARVVVAATGRPRLLAFEGAYHGGTVGSMAVSGHPAQQGARAAGLTLVPYPNSYAAGSPEAAKAAALAHIEELFATVLPPEEVAAFFIEPIQSDGGMLVPPDGFFQAVEAICRKHGILVVSDEVKVGLGRTGRFNAFEHSGIEPDIVVYGKGLGGGLPISAAVGPEAIMNHAVAFSLQTVHGNPVCAAAALAVLETIEHDHLAENAASTGQALREALQGVAARHALIGDVRGRGLALGVELVVDRATREPAARQTALAVLRAFQLGLVVYYVGVNSNVLEFTPPLTLTKSQALEGAALLDEALADVAAGRVDETLLADFAGW; encoded by the coding sequence ATGGCCGACCTCTACGCCCGCGAAAGCCGATCGGTCTCGAAAATGGCGCATCTGCGGTTCTTCCCGCAGGCCGTCGTCGGCGGCAGCGGTGCATACCTGACCGGCGACGACGGCCGGCGGCTGCTCGATTTTTCCGCCTCCTGGGGCGCCGCCAGCCTCGGCCACGCGCATCCCGCCGTGCGGGACGCGGTGAACCGCGCGCTGCGCGACCAGGCGGGCGCGAGCTATCTTTCAAGCGCGAACGAACCCTGCGTGCTGCTGGCCGAAAAGCTGCTGTCGCTGGTGCCCGCGCGCGCCCGCGGCCGCGTCTGGTTCGGCCATTCCGGCTCGGATGCCAACGAGACGGTCGCGCGCGTGGTCGTCGCGGCCACGGGAAGGCCGCGTCTCCTCGCCTTCGAGGGCGCCTATCATGGCGGCACCGTCGGCTCCATGGCGGTGTCGGGCCATCCGGCCCAGCAGGGCGCCCGCGCGGCGGGCCTGACGCTCGTGCCCTATCCGAACAGCTATGCGGCTGGCAGCCCCGAGGCCGCGAAGGCCGCGGCGCTCGCGCATATCGAGGAGCTCTTCGCGACGGTGCTGCCGCCGGAGGAGGTCGCCGCCTTCTTCATCGAGCCGATCCAGTCCGACGGCGGCATGCTGGTGCCGCCGGACGGCTTCTTCCAGGCGGTGGAGGCCATCTGCCGCAAGCACGGCATCCTCGTCGTTTCCGACGAGGTGAAGGTCGGGCTCGGGCGTACCGGCCGTTTCAACGCTTTCGAGCATTCCGGCATCGAGCCCGACATCGTCGTCTACGGCAAGGGCCTCGGCGGCGGCCTGCCGATCTCGGCGGCCGTCGGCCCGGAAGCGATCATGAACCACGCCGTCGCCTTCTCGTTGCAGACGGTGCACGGCAATCCGGTCTGCGCGGCGGCCGCGCTGGCGGTGCTGGAAACGATCGAGCACGACCATCTCGCCGAGAATGCCGCCAGCACCGGCCAGGCCCTGCGGGAAGCGCTGCAGGGCGTTGCCGCGCGCCACGCCCTGATCGGAGATGTCCGCGGCCGCGGCCTTGCGCTGGGCGTCGAGCTCGTCGTCGATCGCGCCACGCGCGAGCCGGCCGCGCGACAGACCGCGCTTGCCGTCTTGCGTGCCTTCCAGCTCGGCCTCGTCGTCTACTATGTCGGCGTGAACTCCAACGTGCTGGAATTCACGCCGCCCCTGACGCTGACCAAAAGCCAGGCCCTCGAAGGCGCAGCCCTGCTCGACGAAGCCCTTGCCGACGTCGCAGCGGGACGGGTTGACGAGACGCTCCTGGCCGATTTCGCTGGGTGGTAG
- a CDS encoding cysteine hydrolase family protein gives MNWKTDYRSFYYANAEEPDDIVLDPETTALLVIDIQNTYLDPKDTPEETARWQPFYERMRKTVIPNTARLIDECRRRKVEVIFARIACLKPDGRDRSLSQKKPGFNYLLLPKELPEGQVVPELEPRADEIVITKTTDSALTGTNLRLVLHNMGIRNVICCGIFTDQCVSSTVRSLADESFGVVVVDDCGAAATDELHRRELEIINMIYCHVVQLDEVLTFFK, from the coding sequence ATGAACTGGAAAACCGACTACCGTTCCTTCTACTATGCCAATGCCGAAGAGCCCGACGACATCGTGCTCGATCCGGAAACGACGGCGCTGCTGGTCATCGACATCCAGAACACCTATCTCGATCCGAAGGACACGCCGGAGGAAACCGCGCGCTGGCAGCCCTTCTACGAGCGGATGCGCAAGACGGTCATCCCGAACACCGCGCGGCTCATCGACGAATGCCGCAGGCGCAAGGTCGAGGTCATCTTCGCCCGCATCGCCTGCCTCAAGCCTGACGGACGCGACCGCTCGCTCAGCCAGAAGAAGCCGGGCTTCAACTACCTGCTGCTGCCGAAGGAGCTGCCGGAAGGACAGGTCGTTCCCGAACTGGAGCCACGCGCCGACGAGATCGTCATCACCAAGACAACCGACAGCGCGCTGACCGGCACGAACCTGCGCCTCGTCCTGCACAACATGGGCATCCGGAACGTCATCTGCTGCGGCATCTTCACCGACCAGTGCGTTTCCTCGACGGTGCGAAGCCTCGCGGACGAGAGCTTCGGCGTCGTCGTGGTCGACGATTGCGGCGCCGCGGCGACGGACGAGCTGCACAGGCGCGAACTGGAGATCATCAACATGATCTACTGCCACGTCGTCCAGCTCGACGAGGTACTCACCTTCTTCAAGTAG
- a CDS encoding branched-chain amino acid ABC transporter permease, giving the protein MKHSYLTALILIAVIAIIAVGSHVLGIRLYDRIATNLLISLVLVVGLQTFMGNSGLLSFAHIGFMGFGAYTSAVLTIPAQMKGMALPDLYEFMKVVEISPLLAMLAAGVVAALVAAFVAYPLMRLSDAAAVITSFALLVVLYTIMNNWSALTNGPRTLFGLPKTTDMPIAAIVAGVVVVVALLFKESRTGKLLRASREDEVAAAALGANIPQLRWRAFILAAFIAGVGGALWGHFITSFAPKAFYLKETFLIITMLVIGGANTVTGAVAGTVLITFAYEGLRGTEGALNAGATGAGQVVGLTEIVLALAMIAVMIVKPGGLFPNREIGHILTRTRRRKETSA; this is encoded by the coding sequence ATGAAACATTCCTATCTCACCGCCCTCATCCTCATCGCCGTGATCGCGATCATCGCCGTCGGAAGCCATGTCCTCGGCATTCGCCTCTACGACCGCATCGCCACCAACCTCCTGATCTCGCTCGTGCTCGTCGTGGGCCTCCAGACCTTCATGGGCAATTCCGGCCTGCTCTCCTTCGCGCATATCGGCTTCATGGGCTTCGGGGCCTATACTTCGGCCGTGCTCACCATCCCGGCCCAGATGAAGGGCATGGCGCTGCCCGATCTCTACGAATTCATGAAGGTCGTCGAGATCTCGCCGCTCCTCGCCATGCTGGCGGCGGGCGTGGTGGCCGCGCTGGTCGCGGCTTTCGTCGCCTATCCGCTGATGCGGCTTTCGGATGCGGCGGCCGTCATCACCTCGTTCGCGCTGCTCGTCGTGCTCTACACGATCATGAACAACTGGAGCGCGCTCACAAACGGCCCGCGCACGCTCTTCGGCCTGCCGAAGACGACGGACATGCCGATCGCGGCCATCGTCGCGGGCGTGGTGGTCGTCGTCGCGCTGCTCTTCAAGGAGTCGCGCACCGGCAAGCTCCTGCGCGCCTCGCGGGAAGACGAGGTCGCCGCCGCCGCGCTCGGCGCGAACATCCCGCAACTGCGCTGGCGCGCCTTCATCCTCGCCGCCTTCATCGCCGGCGTCGGCGGCGCGCTGTGGGGGCACTTCATAACCTCCTTCGCGCCCAAGGCCTTCTACCTGAAGGAGACCTTCCTCATCATCACCATGCTGGTGATCGGCGGGGCGAACACCGTGACCGGCGCCGTCGCGGGCACCGTCCTCATCACCTTCGCCTATGAGGGCCTGCGCGGCACGGAAGGCGCGCTGAATGCCGGCGCGACCGGCGCGGGCCAGGTCGTCGGCCTCACCGAAATCGTGCTGGCGCTCGCCATGATCGCCGTCATGATCGTCAAGCCCGGCGGCCTCTTCCCCAACCGCGAGATCGGCCACATCCTCACCCGCACCCGTCGCCGGAAGGAGACCTCGGCATGA
- a CDS encoding branched-chain amino acid ABC transporter permease — protein MAFAIQFVIDVLSLGGAYALMALGLVIIYGILRLVNFAYGELIMVAGYTMYLTSGSGLPWLLMAALAVVMAIVFGILTDYVAFRPVRAKSVTAVLITSFAFSNLLQNAALLFISPRPRNVPLPDIFSQTVSIGGAITPVRNLITIAASIVLLAAVAFLMRKTTLGIAMRAAATNFTMARMLGVPANLIITSAFALSGFLAGVVGLLWIGRIGTVVPGVGLEPLLVAFIATVIGGMRSLPGAVVGGFLLALIDTTLNYTLSQDLLKFRDAFTFSLVILILLWRPEGLIKGPATGQRT, from the coding sequence ATGGCTTTCGCGATCCAGTTCGTCATCGACGTCCTCAGCCTCGGCGGCGCCTATGCCCTCATGGCGCTCGGCCTCGTCATCATCTACGGCATCCTGCGCCTCGTGAACTTCGCCTATGGCGAGCTCATCATGGTCGCCGGCTATACCATGTACCTCACGAGCGGCTCCGGCCTGCCGTGGCTCCTGATGGCGGCGCTCGCCGTCGTCATGGCGATCGTCTTCGGCATCCTTACCGATTATGTCGCGTTCCGCCCGGTGCGGGCGAAGTCGGTGACGGCCGTGCTGATCACCTCCTTCGCCTTCTCGAACCTCCTGCAGAACGCCGCCCTGCTCTTCATTTCGCCGCGCCCGCGCAACGTGCCGCTGCCCGACATCTTCTCGCAGACGGTCTCGATCGGCGGGGCCATCACGCCGGTGCGCAACCTCATCACCATCGCCGCCTCCATCGTGCTCCTCGCCGCCGTCGCCTTCCTCATGCGCAAGACGACGCTCGGCATCGCCATGCGCGCGGCGGCGACGAACTTCACCATGGCGCGCATGCTCGGCGTTCCCGCCAACCTCATCATCACCTCGGCCTTCGCGCTCTCCGGCTTCCTTGCCGGCGTCGTCGGGCTGCTGTGGATCGGGCGCATCGGCACGGTCGTGCCCGGCGTCGGCCTGGAGCCGCTGCTGGTCGCCTTCATCGCCACCGTCATCGGCGGCATGCGCAGCCTGCCCGGCGCGGTGGTCGGCGGCTTCCTGCTGGCGCTCATCGACACCACGCTCAACTACACCCTGTCGCAGGACCTCCTGAAATTCCGCGACGCCTTCACGTTCAGCCTGGTGATCCTGATCCTGCTGTGGCGGCCGGAGGGCCTGATCAAGGGCCCTGCCACCGGGCAGCGGACCTGA
- a CDS encoding ABC transporter ATP-binding protein translates to MLDVRDLSVSYGTIRAVRGISFSVGKGELVSLLGANGAGKSSTIKCIAGALKASGGSITLEGKDITAASPEQVIRAGLATVPETRDVFPDLTVAENLMLGAYIHRRDQAGNRENLERLHTLFPRLAERSAQAAGTLSGGEQQMLVIARALMARPSVLLLDEPSLGLAPAIVERIFEMIETLKTSGLTILLVEQNVNQALAVADRAYVMRLGAIVASGTAEEIRSTSDLSSHYLGG, encoded by the coding sequence ATGCTTGACGTGCGCGATCTCTCCGTCAGCTACGGCACGATCCGCGCGGTTCGCGGGATCAGTTTTTCCGTCGGCAAGGGCGAACTCGTCAGCCTGCTCGGCGCGAACGGTGCCGGAAAGTCCTCGACCATCAAGTGCATCGCCGGCGCGCTGAAGGCCTCCGGCGGCTCGATCACCCTCGAGGGCAAGGACATCACCGCCGCCAGCCCCGAGCAGGTCATCCGCGCGGGACTGGCGACGGTGCCGGAAACCCGCGACGTCTTCCCGGACCTGACGGTCGCCGAGAACCTGATGCTCGGCGCCTATATCCACCGCCGCGACCAGGCCGGCAACCGCGAGAACCTCGAACGGCTGCATACGCTCTTCCCGCGCCTTGCCGAACGGTCGGCCCAGGCGGCCGGCACGCTTTCCGGCGGCGAGCAGCAGATGCTGGTCATCGCGCGCGCGCTGATGGCCCGCCCCAGCGTGCTCCTGCTCGACGAGCCGTCGCTCGGCCTTGCGCCCGCCATCGTCGAGCGCATCTTCGAAATGATCGAGACGCTGAAGACATCCGGCCTCACCATCCTGCTCGTCGAGCAGAACGTGAACCAGGCGCTCGCCGTCGCCGACCGCGCCTATGTCATGCGGCTCGGCGCGATCGTGGCGTCCGGCACGGCCGAGGAGATCCGCTCGACGAGCGATCTCAGCTCACATTACCTGGGAGGCTGA
- a CDS encoding ABC transporter ATP-binding protein yields MSETRLAVNDVSVEFTGLRALDHVSLSVATGEVVGLIGPNGSGKTTLINAITGQVKLATGTITAGPVTLSGLSPRDIALAGVSRSFQIVRLFNTMTVLENVEAAALAKGVSRAASTERAKKLLDELGLTDKADELGESLSYGDKRRVEIARALAAEPRFLLLDEPAAGMNDAETETLLHTLSELPAKRGLGLLIIDHDMGLIMRLCHRLHVLASGRTIAEGDAAHVRTHPAVIEAYLGKGAAHA; encoded by the coding sequence ATGTCTGAAACACGTCTTGCGGTAAACGACGTGTCGGTGGAATTCACCGGCCTCCGCGCTCTCGACCATGTGTCGCTCTCCGTCGCCACCGGCGAGGTCGTCGGCCTCATCGGGCCGAACGGCTCCGGCAAGACGACGCTCATCAACGCCATCACCGGCCAGGTGAAGCTGGCGACCGGCACGATCACCGCCGGTCCGGTGACGCTTTCGGGCCTGTCGCCGCGCGACATCGCGCTTGCCGGCGTCAGCCGCTCGTTCCAGATCGTGCGCCTGTTCAACACCATGACGGTGCTGGAGAACGTCGAGGCGGCGGCGCTCGCCAAGGGCGTGTCCCGCGCCGCGAGCACGGAGCGGGCCAAAAAGCTGCTCGACGAACTCGGCCTGACCGACAAGGCGGACGAGCTTGGCGAGAGCCTCAGCTACGGCGACAAGCGCCGCGTCGAGATCGCCCGGGCGCTCGCCGCCGAGCCGCGCTTCCTGCTGCTCGACGAACCGGCGGCCGGCATGAACGACGCCGAGACCGAGACGCTGCTGCACACGCTCTCCGAGCTGCCGGCCAAACGCGGCCTCGGCCTCCTCATCATCGACCACGACATGGGCCTCATCATGCGCCTCTGCCACCGCCTGCATGTGCTGGCCTCCGGCCGCACCATCGCGGAGGGCGACGCCGCGCATGTTCGAACCCATCCGGCCGTCATCGAGGCCTATCTCGGCAAGGGGGCGGCCCATGCTTGA
- a CDS encoding ABC transporter substrate-binding protein: MMKTSKLLLAAGLVLASSAAFADDDKIVIGGALSMTGIQAPLDTPGFNGAQVAVKYLNDNGGVLGKKVEFINIDGKSDPVTVGNVAVELIDKGAQVIVAPCDFDFGSPASREAQSADIVGISTCASDPLYSSWSLGDKQFTLSMWNTTMGATAADFAAKEKGWKTAYVVTDQFIAYTKSLSKYFVEQFKADGGEILLEDTYTNGDNNFSAQLARLQALGKKPDVIFVSSYGTDIGVIIRALREVGYDAPVLGGDAYDDPAMHEALGEKFGNNVYFVTHTWMGAGADPEMEKFIGLYKEMFGKDPDTSFVSTGWDTIMMIAQAITAAGTTEGAALAKALEDGQFKLLTGELDYGTAEEGHVPNKAAAVIELKGGKPTFVGWRKPESLPKP; this comes from the coding sequence ATGATGAAAACTTCCAAACTGCTTCTGGCGGCGGGCCTCGTGCTCGCCTCTTCCGCCGCCTTTGCCGACGACGACAAGATCGTCATCGGCGGCGCGCTCTCGATGACGGGCATCCAGGCCCCGCTCGACACGCCCGGCTTCAACGGCGCTCAGGTCGCGGTCAAGTACCTCAACGACAATGGCGGCGTGCTCGGCAAGAAGGTCGAGTTCATCAACATCGACGGCAAGTCCGATCCGGTCACGGTCGGCAACGTGGCGGTCGAGCTGATCGACAAGGGCGCCCAGGTCATCGTCGCACCCTGCGACTTCGACTTCGGTTCGCCGGCAAGCCGCGAAGCGCAGTCTGCCGACATCGTCGGCATCTCGACCTGCGCCTCCGACCCGCTCTATTCGTCGTGGTCGCTCGGCGACAAGCAGTTCACGCTCTCCATGTGGAACACCACGATGGGCGCGACGGCGGCCGATTTCGCGGCCAAGGAAAAGGGCTGGAAGACGGCCTATGTCGTCACCGACCAGTTCATCGCCTATACCAAGTCGCTCTCCAAGTATTTCGTCGAGCAGTTCAAGGCCGACGGCGGCGAAATCCTGCTGGAAGACACCTATACGAACGGCGACAACAACTTCTCGGCCCAGCTCGCGCGTCTCCAGGCGCTCGGCAAGAAGCCGGACGTGATCTTCGTCTCCTCCTACGGCACGGATATCGGCGTGATCATCCGCGCGCTGCGGGAGGTCGGCTACGATGCGCCGGTCCTCGGGGGCGATGCCTATGACGACCCGGCCATGCACGAGGCGCTCGGCGAGAAGTTCGGCAACAATGTCTACTTCGTCACCCATACCTGGATGGGCGCGGGTGCGGATCCGGAAATGGAGAAGTTCATCGGCCTCTACAAGGAGATGTTCGGCAAGGACCCGGATACCTCCTTCGTCTCGACCGGCTGGGATACGATCATGATGATCGCCCAGGCGATCACGGCGGCCGGCACCACCGAGGGCGCCGCGCTCGCCAAGGCGCTTGAGGACGGCCAGTTCAAGCTTCTGACCGGCGAACTCGACTACGGCACGGCCGAGGAAGGCCATGTCCCGAACAAGGCCGCGGCTGTGATCGAGCTCAAGGGCGGCAAGCCGACCTTCGTCGGCTGGCGCAAGCCGGAATCCCTGCCGAAGCCCTGA
- a CDS encoding isochorismatase family cysteine hydrolase, which produces MAADHPSTRDLPLDPAASAILFIDVQNFSVRREGGEFKDVPDADIEGKYGYYFKRIHEVAIPNMQRLLAGFRKADIEVLHTTIESLTKDGRDRSLDYKITGFNVPKGSWDGKVIDELEPLEDEIVFPKSSSSVFVSTHIDYILRNLGVRQIVLCGLLTDQCVESAVRDACDLNYLVTLVPDACGTYSQERHNTSLNAIKGYCRQISTDELLKEIGQ; this is translated from the coding sequence ATGGCCGCTGACCATCCCTCCACCCGCGACCTGCCGCTCGATCCGGCCGCCTCGGCCATCCTCTTCATCGACGTGCAGAATTTTTCCGTGCGCCGTGAAGGCGGGGAGTTCAAGGACGTCCCCGACGCCGATATCGAGGGCAAGTACGGCTATTATTTCAAGCGCATCCACGAGGTCGCGATCCCCAACATGCAGCGCCTGCTGGCGGGCTTCCGCAAGGCGGACATCGAAGTGCTGCACACCACGATCGAAAGCCTGACGAAGGACGGCCGCGACCGCAGCCTCGACTACAAGATCACCGGCTTCAACGTGCCGAAGGGTTCCTGGGACGGCAAGGTCATCGACGAGCTGGAGCCGCTGGAGGACGAGATCGTTTTCCCGAAAAGCTCATCGAGCGTCTTCGTCTCCACCCATATCGACTATATCCTGCGCAATCTCGGCGTCAGGCAGATCGTGCTGTGCGGCCTTCTCACCGACCAGTGCGTGGAATCGGCCGTGCGGGACGCCTGCGACCTCAACTACCTCGTGACGCTGGTGCCGGACGCGTGCGGCACCTATTCGCAGGAACGGCACAACACCTCGCTCAATGCGATCAAGGGCTACTGCCGGCAGATTTCGACAGACGAACTCCTGAAGGAAATCGGGCAGTAA
- a CDS encoding N-formylglutamate amidohydrolase: MLSPADRDMSRLLNAGDPAPVEWINAEGASTIFLTCEHAGRAIPAALGDLGITPEEMDRHIAYDVGAEGVARGLAERLDAPLVLQRYSRLVIDCNRPFEAEDCVLRQSDGTLVPANADVSDEERRGRYVEIHQPLHEAISVGLERRQAAGRPLFLVSVHSFTPVMRATGAVRDFELGLLYNRDARFAERLAETFRAANGDVTVKLNAPYHVDDLSDYTIPVHGERRGIPHVLIEVRNDLINDVRGQAEWAERLAGPLRLAAQSLEGPSDGR, encoded by the coding sequence ATGCTCAGCCCCGCAGATCGCGACATGTCCAGATTGCTGAACGCTGGCGACCCCGCCCCCGTGGAGTGGATCAATGCCGAAGGCGCGTCGACCATCTTCCTGACCTGCGAGCATGCCGGCCGGGCCATTCCCGCCGCGCTCGGCGATCTCGGCATCACGCCCGAGGAGATGGACCGGCACATCGCCTACGACGTCGGCGCCGAGGGCGTTGCCCGCGGCCTTGCCGAACGGCTCGACGCCCCGCTCGTTCTCCAGCGCTACAGCCGCCTCGTCATCGACTGCAACCGGCCGTTCGAGGCGGAAGACTGCGTCCTCAGGCAGAGCGACGGCACGCTCGTGCCGGCCAATGCTGATGTCTCCGACGAGGAGCGCCGTGGCCGCTACGTGGAAATCCACCAGCCGCTGCATGAAGCCATCAGCGTCGGGCTCGAACGCCGGCAGGCCGCCGGCAGGCCGCTCTTCCTCGTCTCCGTGCACAGTTTCACGCCGGTGATGCGGGCCACGGGCGCCGTGCGGGATTTCGAGCTCGGCCTTCTCTACAATCGCGACGCGCGTTTCGCCGAGCGGCTTGCGGAGACCTTCCGGGCAGCGAATGGCGACGTCACGGTGAAGCTCAATGCGCCGTACCACGTCGACGATCTCTCCGACTACACGATCCCCGTGCATGGCGAACGGCGCGGCATTCCGCATGTGCTGATCGAAGTGCGCAACGACCTCATCAACGACGTGCGCGGGCAGGCGGAATGGGCCGAGCGCCTCGCCGGCCCCCTCCGCCTCGCCGCCCAGAGCCTTGAAGGACCTTCCGATGGCCGCTGA